The genomic segment GATGGTGGGAACCACGGCCACAACGGTGGAGGAGTCGGGATCGGAGTACACGATCACACCGCACGTGCGGCCCAAGGAACCGCCCTCCTGGCACGCAGTGCGTCCAACAAGGTCCGGGGTGATGGCCTGAGGCTCGCCCAGCGCCCACGGGGAGTTCCACGCATCGTAGAAGGGATTGCCCTTCACCAGCTCGCTCAAGATCGGGCGGTGGTGGGAGTAGGAGTGAATGGTGGTGGAGTCATAGTCCACACCTGGGGCGAGAGGGAAGACTGCCACGTCCTGTACCTGCGGGGGCAGCAGCTGGTTGTTCTCGCCGTAGAAGGTCTTCAGCTCAGCAAGTTCAGCATCGGTGGCCAGCATCTGGTCATCACCGGCGGACTTCACGGACACCACATCGGCTTCCTCGAAGCAGTGCCCGGCAGTGACGCCCCACGGCCGGCCGTTGTTATCCTCGCGGATGTCAGTGAGGGTGCAGCCGAAGGTCTTGTCGTCCGAGGTCTTCAGCAAGATGGAATCGCCAGCGTGTGTAGTGGCACCGGCGACTGGGGTGAATACAGCGGCAGCGGCCATGACGCCGGCGGCGACAGTGGCGAAAAAGCGGGAGGTCTTCACGGTTTTCTCTTCTCTGAGTAACTGAGGGGTGTACACCCAGGTCATGGTCTCTCCCTCCGGTTCTTCGTGGGAGGCCCTGAGGTAGCGGCGCCCCAGATGTGGCGACCACGCCCCAGTTAAGAAAGGGGAGTGTGGTGGTGTCGCCGCCATCCAAGAACAATTGTTGACGGAGTGGAGTCTCTCGCGCCGATGCAGTGATCGACACGTTGGCTGAAACGATACAGGATCACGAAACGTTACATCGGCCTAACGCTCGCCGTCGTCCCGAGTGGTGGCGGGGTAGGGGTAGCGTCAACACACAAGCGCGACGAAGAAGAAAAATCGGCAACTACTTGCGCTTATCTTCCACGCTGTGTTTTAATACTTGAGTTGCCTTAACACGGCGGCGTCACAAAACTGCCTTCTAGCAGGGTGGATAAGTGGGCGCTGGCGCTGGTGGGGCAAGCATGAACCACCTTCTGTCGCGAGGCTTTTCATAGTCACGCGATAGTGAGATGGAGTCCGCGCACAAGGTTGCGCGGAGACCGGATCGCGAAGAAGGGGCATGGTAAGTAAACAGCGGCAGTATGGAAACCGGATGATATATCCCTTCCAACTTGGATAACTACGGTCATTGTCTCGCTCTCATCCCAGTGTGAACCAGGGGGTGCGGAACTAGCACGTAGGGATACAAAGCACTGGGCGTGATGTTTGCATCATGCACCCAACTTTCTTTCCTACTTTGTGAGAAACCGACAAGTAACACTGGCGTTGCGACCAGCCCCAACTGACCGGCCGGACAACGTTATAGAGAACATGAAAGCGATTCCCACCACTCGAATTCGATGTGGGACAAGCGAGGAAGAGGATTAGCGTGGCGGGACAAAAAATCCGCATTCGACTCAAGGCCTATGACCATGAGGCGATCGATGCGTCTGCACGCAAGATCGTGGAGACGGTCACCCGCACAGGCGCCCGTGTTGTCGGCCCTGTGCCACTGCCCACTGAAAAGAACGTGTACGCCGTTATTCGTTCTCCCCACAAGTACAAGGACTCTCGCGAGCACTTCGAGATGCGCACGCACAAGCGCCTGATCGATATCCTCGACCCGACGCCGAAGACGGTTGATGCCCTCATGCGCATCGATCTGCCGGCCAGCGTCGACGTGAACATTCAGTGATCGACGAAACTTTTTGGCACGGAGAATAGATAATGAGTGAACAAGAGATCAAGGGCATTCTGGGTACTAAGCTCGGCATGACCCAGGTCTTCGACGAGGATAACCGCGTTGTGCCGGTGACCGTCGTTGAGGCTGGGCCCTGCGTGGTTACCCAGATCCGAACCGTTGAAACCGATGGCTACAACGCCATCCAGATCGCCTATGGCGACATCGACCCTCGCAAGGTGAACAAGCCTGGCGCTGGTCACTTCAAGAAAGCTGGCGTTACCCCTCGCCGCCACCTCACCGAGATTCGTCTCGACGATGTGAGCGGATATGAGGTTGGCCAGGACGTGACCGTGGAGATCTTCGAAGGCATTGACTTCGTGGATGTCACCGGCACCTCCAAGGGCCACGGCTTCGCCGGCGGTATGAAGCGTCACGGCTTTGCTGGCCAGGGCGCAGCCCACGGTAACCAGGCCGCCCACCGCCGCGTCGGTGGCATCGGTGCCTGCGCTACCCCGGGTCGCGTTTTCAAGGGCAAGCGCATGGCTGGGCGCATGGGTAACAACCGCGTCACCACCCAGAACCTGAAGGTTCAGAAGATCGACGCCGATTCCAACCTGTTGCTCATCAAGGGTGCTATCCCTGGTGTACGCGGTGGAATCGTAACCGTTAAGACCGCAGTGAAGGGCGGTGCACACGCATGACCAATCTAAAGCTTGACGTCCACACCGCTGATGGTGGCACCGACGGCCAGGTTGAGCTGCCTGCATCCATCTTCGACCAGGAGGCCAGCATTGCGCTGATGCACCAGGTCGTGAACGCACAGCTCGCCGCTAAGCGTCAGGGCACTCACTCCACCAAGACCCGCGGCGAGGTCCGCGGCGGTG from the Corynebacterium ciconiae DSM 44920 genome contains:
- a CDS encoding trypsin-like serine protease, whose protein sequence is MKTSRFFATVAAGVMAAAAVFTPVAGATTHAGDSILLKTSDDKTFGCTLTDIREDNNGRPWGVTAGHCFEEADVVSVKSAGDDQMLATDAELAELKTFYGENNQLLPPQVQDVAVFPLAPGVDYDSTTIHSYSHHRPILSELVKGNPFYDAWNSPWALGEPQAITPDLVGRTACQEGGSLGRTCGVIVYSDPDSSTVVAVVPTIQGDSGGPLHVAGPDGKRHVIGALSGGTVLLVNSFSDPSSFPLFG
- the rpsJ gene encoding 30S ribosomal protein S10 — encoded protein: MAGQKIRIRLKAYDHEAIDASARKIVETVTRTGARVVGPVPLPTEKNVYAVIRSPHKYKDSREHFEMRTHKRLIDILDPTPKTVDALMRIDLPASVDVNIQ
- the rplC gene encoding 50S ribosomal protein L3, giving the protein MSEQEIKGILGTKLGMTQVFDEDNRVVPVTVVEAGPCVVTQIRTVETDGYNAIQIAYGDIDPRKVNKPGAGHFKKAGVTPRRHLTEIRLDDVSGYEVGQDVTVEIFEGIDFVDVTGTSKGHGFAGGMKRHGFAGQGAAHGNQAAHRRVGGIGACATPGRVFKGKRMAGRMGNNRVTTQNLKVQKIDADSNLLLIKGAIPGVRGGIVTVKTAVKGGAHA